In a genomic window of Candidatus Avedoeria danica:
- a CDS encoding 6,7-dimethyl-8-ribityllumazine synthase, protein MGAARAADGDKAVVRAAANTVDVPPDGTGLRIALVVARFNELITRELLRGAEAALLRAGVAAADTTTVWVPGAWELPVAALWLAESGRCDAVVCIGAVIRGDTDHYTHIATAATNGAAHVALATGVPVANAILTVDTAEQALARCGIKHGNKGGEAALAAVEMVGVRRVVGGS, encoded by the coding sequence CTGGGCGCGGCGCGTGCGGCCGACGGCGACAAGGCGGTCGTCCGTGCCGCCGCGAACACGGTCGACGTCCCCCCCGACGGCACGGGCCTCAGGATCGCGCTCGTCGTCGCACGGTTCAACGAGCTGATCACGCGCGAGCTGCTGCGCGGGGCGGAGGCCGCGTTGCTCCGCGCGGGCGTCGCCGCCGCCGACACCACGACGGTCTGGGTCCCCGGCGCCTGGGAGCTTCCCGTCGCGGCCTTGTGGCTGGCCGAGAGCGGGCGCTGCGACGCCGTCGTGTGCATCGGCGCCGTGATCCGCGGCGACACGGATCACTACACGCACATCGCTACCGCGGCGACGAACGGTGCGGCCCACGTCGCGCTCGCCACGGGCGTGCCGGTGGCCAACGCGATCCTCACGGTGGACACGGCCGAGCAGGCGCTCGCGCGGTGCGGGATCAAGCACGGGAACAAGGGGGGGGAGGCGGCGCTGGCGGCCGTCGAGATGGTGGGGGTGCGGCGCGTCGTGGGAGGGTCGTAA
- the dnaX gene encoding DNA polymerase III subunit gamma/tau — protein sequence MAEALYRRWRPKTFDDVVGQDHITGTLRNALAAGRLAHAYLFTGVRGTGKTTVARLLAKAVNCTGDDPGGPPCNACPTCLSIGEGRSLDLIEIDAASNTGVDDVRDLRDKIGYSPAEARYKVYIIDEVHMLSTAAFNALLKTLEEPPPHALFILATTEAHKVPETIQSRCQRHDFRRVAPALVAGKLTRICAAEGLTAEPAALDLLARYATGSLRDAESLLDQVSAADGAVTVASVHAALGTPDAAAVAAIVAALADRDAAAGLRAINACLDEGTDARQLQASILDALRRLLLIQTGISDTLIDADPEDLPALRGLAERIPTPLLVGAMHRFGDARPSAEHHQPALAMELALVESLLSSASAATATPQPAAQGAVGQPSSSTAAPQRPASHATAPPSSPSPVSSPVAESPAATGSPAATGSPAAAGSPPPSTAREAQPADAPSPGPLTPSGDASTLATLRDRWSAIVDSVARADRNTAALLKDCRPVDADETSITLGFFYEFHCRRAAEPARRAAIATAVGASIGGTREVRCTVVPAGEADAARPRTKADHAKNDPVVRHAIDALGARVAGMKPESEDP from the coding sequence ATGGCTGAAGCTCTCTACCGCCGCTGGCGGCCGAAGACGTTCGACGACGTCGTCGGGCAGGACCACATCACCGGCACGCTGCGCAACGCGCTGGCTGCCGGGCGGCTGGCGCATGCCTATCTGTTCACCGGCGTCCGCGGCACCGGCAAGACCACCGTCGCGCGCCTGCTGGCCAAGGCCGTCAACTGCACGGGCGACGACCCCGGGGGCCCGCCGTGCAATGCCTGCCCGACGTGCCTGAGCATCGGCGAGGGCCGCTCGCTCGACCTCATCGAGATCGATGCGGCGTCGAACACCGGCGTCGACGATGTGCGTGACCTGCGCGACAAGATCGGCTACAGCCCGGCCGAGGCGCGCTACAAGGTCTACATCATCGACGAGGTCCACATGCTCTCGACGGCAGCGTTCAACGCGCTCCTCAAGACGCTGGAGGAGCCGCCGCCGCATGCCTTGTTCATCCTGGCCACCACCGAAGCGCACAAGGTCCCCGAGACGATCCAGTCGCGCTGCCAGCGCCACGACTTCCGACGCGTCGCGCCCGCGCTGGTGGCGGGCAAGCTGACGCGCATCTGCGCGGCGGAAGGGCTCACCGCCGAACCGGCCGCGCTGGACCTGCTGGCCCGCTACGCCACCGGCAGCCTCCGCGATGCCGAGAGCCTGCTCGACCAGGTCAGTGCCGCCGACGGCGCCGTGACGGTCGCCAGCGTGCACGCCGCGCTCGGCACGCCGGACGCGGCGGCCGTGGCCGCCATCGTCGCCGCGCTGGCCGACCGCGACGCGGCCGCCGGCCTGCGGGCGATCAACGCCTGCCTGGACGAAGGCACGGACGCGCGTCAGCTTCAAGCGAGCATCCTCGATGCGCTGCGCCGGCTGCTGCTCATCCAGACCGGCATCTCCGACACGCTGATCGACGCCGATCCCGAGGACCTGCCGGCGCTCCGCGGCTTGGCGGAACGGATCCCGACGCCGCTGCTCGTCGGTGCGATGCACCGCTTCGGCGACGCCCGCCCGTCCGCCGAGCACCACCAGCCGGCGCTGGCCATGGAGCTGGCGCTCGTCGAGTCGCTGCTCTCCTCGGCGTCGGCAGCCACCGCAACACCCCAGCCCGCGGCGCAAGGCGCGGTGGGACAACCATCGTCGTCGACCGCCGCGCCGCAGCGGCCGGCATCTCACGCGACCGCGCCACCGTCGTCCCCGTCGCCGGTGTCGTCCCCTGTCGCCGAATCGCCTGCTGCCACCGGATCGCCTGCTGCCACCGGATCACCCGCTGCCGCCGGATCGCCCCCGCCATCGACCGCCCGCGAGGCCCAGCCGGCCGACGCGCCGAGCCCGGGTCCGCTCACCCCCTCCGGCGACGCTTCGACCCTCGCCACGCTGCGCGACCGCTGGTCGGCGATCGTCGACTCCGTGGCGCGGGCGGACCGGAACACGGCCGCGCTGCTGAAGGACTGTCGGCCGGTGGATGCCGACGAGACATCGATCACGCTCGGCTTCTTCTACGAGTTCCACTGCCGCCGCGCCGCCGAGCCCGCCCGCCGCGCCGCCATCGCCACCGCGGTCGGTGCGTCGATCGGCGGGACGCGCGAGGTGCGCTGCACGGTCGTGCCCGCGGGCGAGGCCGACGCGGCGCGACCGCGAACGAAGGCCGACCACGCCAAGAACGACCCTGTCGTCCGCCACGCGATCGACGCGCTCGGCGCGCGCGTGGCGGGCATGAAGCCCGAATCCGAAGACCCGTAA
- a CDS encoding riboflavin synthase — protein MFTGIVETLGHLAAVRTRDGVRIFDVAAPAIADGIAVGDSISVNGACLTAVTVDPDGFTVELVPETLAKTALGALAVGDAVNLERSVTPSTRLGGHIVQGHVEAVGKVVAVEDEGGGARRVRVRAPEDVLRYVVRKGFIAVDGASLTVVDVDATTFSIAFIPHTLAVTVAGGYRVGTHVQLESDILGRYVERLLGAGTAQPGQPQTIEPQAAEPQTTEPRAIEPQAVEPQAVEREEHR, from the coding sequence ATGTTCACCGGCATCGTCGAGACCCTCGGCCACCTCGCCGCCGTCCGCACACGCGATGGCGTGCGCATCTTCGACGTCGCCGCGCCCGCCATCGCGGACGGCATCGCCGTCGGCGACAGCATCAGCGTGAACGGCGCCTGCCTGACCGCCGTCACGGTCGATCCGGACGGCTTCACGGTCGAGCTCGTGCCCGAGACGCTGGCCAAGACGGCGCTCGGTGCGCTCGCCGTCGGTGACGCGGTGAACCTCGAGCGGTCCGTGACGCCGAGCACGCGACTGGGCGGCCATATCGTCCAGGGCCATGTCGAAGCCGTCGGCAAGGTCGTCGCCGTCGAGGACGAGGGCGGCGGCGCGCGGCGCGTTCGGGTCCGTGCGCCGGAAGACGTCCTGCGCTATGTCGTGCGCAAAGGCTTCATCGCCGTCGACGGCGCCAGCCTCACCGTCGTCGATGTCGACGCGACGACGTTCTCGATCGCCTTCATCCCGCACACCCTCGCCGTCACGGTCGCCGGCGGGTACCGCGTCGGCACGCATGTCCAGCTCGAGAGCGACATCCTCGGGCGATACGTCGAGCGCCTGTTGGGCGCCGGCACGGCGCAGCCGGGACAGCCACAGACGATCGAGCCACAGGCTGCCGAGCCACAGACTACAGAGCCACGAGCTATCGAGCCACAAGCTGTCGAGCCACAAGCTGTCGAAAGGGAGGAACACCGATGA
- a CDS encoding YbaB/EbfC family nucleoid-associated protein, producing MPPPAMNPRGGQSQNMMRQIQEMQERMLLEQQALGAATVEVSVGGGAVTVVMNGHQKVQEIQLDPQLLDPGEVDMLRDLLITAMNQAVERSQALAHARMSDVTKGLQLPPGLGF from the coding sequence ATGCCCCCCCCCGCCATGAACCCCCGCGGCGGCCAGAGCCAGAACATGATGCGCCAGATCCAGGAAATGCAGGAGCGCATGCTCCTCGAACAGCAGGCGCTCGGTGCCGCCACGGTCGAAGTGTCCGTCGGCGGCGGCGCCGTGACCGTGGTCATGAACGGGCACCAGAAGGTGCAGGAGATCCAACTCGATCCCCAGCTGCTCGATCCGGGCGAGGTCGACATGCTGCGCGACCTGCTGATCACGGCGATGAACCAGGCCGTCGAGCGTTCACAAGCGCTGGCGCACGCCCGGATGAGCGACGTGACAAAGGGCCTGCAGCTGCCGCCGGGGCTGGGGTTCTAG
- a CDS encoding VWA domain-containing protein: MSGVAGRGWIALPVAAALSLCATVGLAPTSPGRAELQLGPGDFTFASEIPIPDGEPVALAVAPDGSAVIAVAPIVAHPAAFQSLRFFDAAGALIIGRVPRDSQGRELLPLAVAPLANGALVVGTADRLVGYDAAGGVWFDRPAGDGHPDFGPAARGLAAAGDRISGVDVANARLLGYEAGTGVLRQRLGTAGTGPGSFLAPLDVDVLGDGRRVVADFGNRRLAFFDGDGNPVARWPLPDRPVAVARGADDAVLALLADDTIFVLDRRGTPIARFGGFGRGAGQLRMASDMAVGPDGRVWVSDRGNRRVAIFAPKGAGATVTAGSPPPTSTPATLRDVVDVAACPGEPARLALAVELPPVAPRTDVVLVFDTTGSMEAVVSTAKARAIELAARLEDLAPDVAVAVVDVRDVPYGAAGQATDWPWRLRGALSTEPADLAAAAGELWAGGGGDEPEAYAAALRGVIDDPRMGWRAGARKVIALFGDSVPRDEDLNAGVVGGFVPGIWAPGSPARWRDSGPDMAPYSADDLDWQSVLLDLADAGITLVVGVTGTAPAGVRGRPDRLTAYWRDWALRTAPGGGAVEVGAASELPAALTALVGSTGRQVRRLAGDVEPVVLAPWVMWSPPEYLDVAVPPEGIARTFDVTVAPPPLTPDGTYHLTLHALADGARYASQPVRLSWRSVCGPRATPGVEPTPTDGATEVPTLLPTDTTTPTIAPTTATASATIVAWPTASATGRPATATAPNPRVQLFLPIAERFYCDPARRPVVHVVLAIDTSSSMAGDKLAAATEAGRSFIDLINLPRDQAAVVTFDSAARVVQPLSASRARLRSSLSDLTTGVGTRIDLGVGTALGLLEATVRPGVRQIVVLLTDGRPDGGSETEVLATAARARASGVAVFAVGLGNDAAGELLAKVATDPSLYRFAPSAGELGTVYREIAGDVGCR; encoded by the coding sequence ATGAGCGGCGTGGCCGGTCGAGGTTGGATCGCTCTTCCTGTGGCGGCGGCGCTGTCGCTCTGCGCCACCGTCGGCCTTGCGCCGACCTCCCCTGGGCGGGCCGAGCTCCAGCTCGGTCCCGGCGACTTCACGTTCGCCTCCGAGATCCCGATCCCCGACGGCGAGCCCGTCGCGCTCGCCGTCGCTCCGGACGGCAGCGCCGTCATCGCCGTCGCCCCCATCGTGGCCCACCCGGCCGCCTTCCAGTCGCTGCGCTTCTTCGACGCGGCCGGCGCCCTCATCATCGGCCGCGTGCCGCGCGACAGCCAGGGGCGCGAGCTGCTGCCGCTGGCCGTCGCGCCGTTGGCCAACGGCGCTCTCGTCGTGGGCACCGCCGATCGGCTGGTCGGGTACGATGCGGCCGGCGGCGTGTGGTTCGATCGTCCGGCCGGGGACGGCCATCCCGACTTCGGGCCGGCAGCGCGCGGGCTGGCGGCGGCGGGCGATCGGATATCCGGAGTGGACGTCGCGAACGCGCGGCTGCTGGGCTACGAGGCGGGAACCGGCGTGCTGCGGCAGCGACTCGGCACGGCCGGCACGGGACCCGGCAGCTTCCTGGCGCCGCTCGACGTCGACGTTCTGGGCGACGGCCGCCGTGTGGTGGCCGACTTCGGCAACCGGCGCCTGGCGTTCTTCGACGGCGACGGCAACCCGGTGGCCCGCTGGCCGCTGCCCGATCGGCCCGTTGCCGTGGCGCGCGGGGCCGACGATGCCGTGCTGGCTCTGCTGGCGGACGACACAATCTTCGTGCTCGATCGGAGAGGGACGCCGATCGCCCGCTTCGGCGGCTTTGGCCGCGGCGCCGGCCAGCTGCGGATGGCGAGCGACATGGCGGTTGGGCCGGACGGGCGGGTCTGGGTCTCGGACCGGGGCAACCGGCGCGTGGCGATCTTCGCGCCCAAGGGGGCCGGGGCGACCGTGACGGCGGGTTCGCCGCCGCCGACGTCGACGCCGGCCACGCTCCGCGACGTCGTCGACGTCGCGGCCTGCCCGGGCGAGCCGGCACGGTTGGCGCTGGCGGTCGAACTACCGCCTGTTGCGCCGCGGACGGACGTGGTGCTGGTGTTCGACACGACGGGCAGCATGGAAGCCGTCGTGTCCACCGCCAAGGCGCGGGCGATCGAGCTGGCGGCGCGCCTGGAGGACTTGGCGCCCGATGTCGCGGTGGCGGTCGTCGACGTGCGCGATGTCCCGTACGGCGCGGCCGGGCAGGCGACGGACTGGCCCTGGCGGCTGCGCGGAGCGCTGTCGACGGAGCCGGCGGACCTGGCGGCGGCGGCGGGGGAGCTCTGGGCGGGTGGGGGTGGGGACGAGCCGGAGGCGTACGCGGCTGCCCTGCGCGGGGTGATCGACGATCCGCGGATGGGCTGGCGGGCGGGGGCGAGGAAGGTGATCGCCCTGTTCGGGGATTCGGTGCCGCGGGACGAGGATCTGAACGCGGGTGTCGTCGGCGGGTTCGTGCCGGGGATCTGGGCGCCCGGATCGCCGGCGCGCTGGCGGGACAGCGGTCCGGACATGGCGCCGTACTCGGCGGATGATCTGGATTGGCAGTCGGTGCTGCTGGACTTGGCGGACGCCGGGATCACGCTCGTCGTCGGCGTGACGGGCACGGCCCCGGCGGGGGTGCGCGGGCGGCCGGATCGGCTGACGGCGTACTGGCGCGATTGGGCGCTGCGCACGGCGCCGGGGGGCGGTGCGGTGGAGGTCGGCGCCGCCAGCGAGTTGCCCGCGGCGTTGACGGCGCTGGTCGGCTCCACGGGACGGCAGGTGCGGCGGTTGGCGGGCGATGTCGAGCCGGTCGTCCTGGCGCCGTGGGTGATGTGGTCGCCGCCGGAGTATCTCGACGTGGCGGTGCCGCCGGAAGGGATCGCAAGGACGTTCGACGTCACGGTCGCACCGCCGCCCCTGACGCCGGACGGCACGTACCACCTGACGCTGCACGCGCTGGCGGACGGGGCGCGGTACGCGTCGCAGCCGGTGCGCCTGTCCTGGCGGTCGGTGTGCGGCCCGAGGGCCACGCCGGGGGTCGAACCCACGCCGACGGACGGCGCGACCGAAGTGCCCACGCTGCTGCCGACGGATACGACCACGCCAACCATCGCGCCGACGACCGCGACGGCCAGCGCCACGATTGTCGCATGGCCGACGGCCTCGGCGACAGGGCGGCCCGCGACGGCGACGGCGCCAAACCCGCGCGTTCAACTGTTCCTTCCGATCGCCGAGCGCTTCTACTGCGATCCGGCGCGCCGCCCGGTGGTGCACGTCGTCCTGGCGATCGACACGTCGTCGTCCATGGCCGGCGACAAGCTGGCGGCGGCGACGGAGGCGGGACGGAGCTTCATCGACCTGATCAACCTGCCGCGCGATCAGGCGGCGGTGGTGACGTTCGACAGCGCCGCCCGCGTCGTCCAGCCGCTCAGCGCGAGCCGGGCGCGCTTGCGGTCCAGCCTGTCGGACCTGACGACAGGCGTCGGTACGCGGATCGATCTCGGGGTCGGGACGGCGCTTGGACTGCTCGAGGCGACGGTGAGGCCGGGTGTGCGCCAGATCGTGGTGCTGCTGACGGACGGCCGTCCGGACGGCGGATCGGAGACCGAAGTCCTGGCGACGGCTGCGCGAGCGCGGGCAAGCGGTGTGGCGGTGTTCGCCGTGGGCCTGGGCAACGACGCGGCAGGAGAGCTGCTGGCCAAGGTGGCGACGGACCCTTCCCTGTACCGCTTCGCGCCGTCAGCAGGGGAGTTGGGAACGGTCTATCGGGAGATCGCCGGCGACGTCGGCTGTCGGTGA
- the recR gene encoding recombination protein RecR — protein sequence MSSALPRPVARLIDAFARLPGIGPKTASRLAFHLLRMPDDHALQLSEALRALKESVVHCQRCYNIAETSPCEVCADPSRDSGTVCVVEEPLDVIALERTGEYKGLYHVLHGAISPVDGIGPTDLRIDELVRRMAVEPIREIILATNPSLEGDATAMFIERALRANGVEVRLTRLARGLPVGGDIEYADEVTLGRAMTGRSEVR from the coding sequence TTGAGCAGCGCGCTCCCGCGCCCGGTCGCCCGCCTCATCGACGCGTTCGCGCGCCTGCCGGGCATCGGCCCCAAGACCGCGTCGCGTCTGGCGTTCCATCTGCTGCGGATGCCGGACGACCACGCGCTGCAGCTGTCCGAGGCCCTCCGCGCCCTCAAGGAGAGCGTCGTCCACTGTCAACGCTGCTACAACATCGCCGAGACGAGCCCGTGCGAGGTATGCGCCGATCCGTCCCGCGACAGCGGAACGGTCTGTGTCGTCGAGGAGCCGCTCGACGTGATCGCGCTCGAGCGGACCGGTGAGTACAAGGGCCTCTACCACGTGCTGCACGGCGCCATTTCGCCCGTCGACGGCATCGGCCCGACGGACCTGCGGATCGACGAGCTCGTCCGCCGGATGGCTGTCGAGCCGATCCGCGAGATCATCCTGGCCACGAATCCATCCCTCGAGGGCGATGCGACGGCCATGTTCATCGAGCGCGCCCTGCGCGCGAACGGCGTCGAAGTGCGCCTGACGCGTCTCGCCCGCGGCCTGCCGGTCGGCGGCGACATCGAGTATGCCGACGAGGTGACGCTGGGTCGGGCGATGACGGGGCGGAGCGAGGTTCGATAG
- the ribD gene encoding bifunctional diaminohydroxyphosphoribosylaminopyrimidine deaminase/5-amino-6-(5-phosphoribosylamino)uracil reductase RibD, protein MRGPRPASPADAAFMARALALAERGIGRTSPNPSVGAVLVQGDAVVGEGRTAPAGGPHAEAAALAAAGAAAAGATAYVTLEPCAHHGRTPPCADALIAAGVSRVVYALRDPNPSVDGAGAARLLAAGLDVVEGVGADAARTLYAPFARWITTGRPFVTAKWAMTLDGRIASRTGDSRWISGPPARAEAHRLRDRVDAVVVGSGTVVRDDPALTVRLDRADTRDGDAGRADSDRDARQPLRVVLDSTGLVPLWSRVFDVTEAPTLVATVAMPAGRAAELRERGVEVVAVAGDAEGRVDIAALLDILGRRGALHVLVEGGAAVHGSFVAARAVDAVWAVVAPVIVGGREAPGPVGGHGVARMADAVRLTNIAFAPLNDDIVVTGTPTWPTNDASSLPPMDDDTSASAHRAPATMSPSAR, encoded by the coding sequence ATGCGCGGGCCGAGGCCCGCATCCCCGGCCGACGCGGCCTTCATGGCCCGCGCCCTCGCGCTGGCGGAACGCGGCATCGGCCGCACGAGCCCGAACCCGTCTGTCGGCGCGGTTCTCGTCCAAGGCGACGCCGTCGTCGGCGAGGGCCGGACGGCGCCGGCCGGCGGACCGCACGCCGAGGCCGCCGCGCTCGCGGCAGCCGGCGCGGCGGCGGCCGGCGCGACGGCGTACGTAACGCTCGAGCCCTGCGCGCACCACGGCCGGACGCCGCCGTGCGCCGACGCCCTCATCGCCGCCGGCGTGTCGCGGGTCGTATACGCGCTCCGCGACCCCAACCCGAGCGTCGACGGCGCCGGCGCTGCACGGCTGCTGGCCGCGGGCCTCGACGTCGTCGAGGGCGTCGGCGCGGATGCGGCACGCACGCTCTACGCGCCCTTCGCCCGCTGGATCACGACCGGTCGCCCGTTCGTCACCGCCAAGTGGGCGATGACGCTCGACGGCCGGATCGCCAGCCGCACCGGCGACAGCCGCTGGATCAGCGGCCCGCCCGCTCGCGCCGAAGCCCACCGTCTGCGTGACCGCGTCGACGCGGTCGTCGTCGGCAGCGGCACCGTTGTTCGCGACGATCCGGCGCTGACGGTGCGCCTTGATCGCGCCGACACCCGCGACGGCGATGCAGGCCGCGCCGACTCGGATCGCGATGCCCGCCAGCCCCTGCGCGTCGTCCTCGACAGCACCGGCCTCGTACCCCTCTGGTCCCGCGTGTTCGACGTCACCGAGGCCCCGACACTCGTCGCGACCGTGGCGATGCCCGCCGGCCGCGCGGCCGAACTGCGCGAGCGGGGCGTCGAGGTCGTCGCGGTGGCGGGCGATGCCGAAGGTCGCGTCGACATCGCGGCACTCCTCGACATCCTTGGCCGCCGCGGCGCGCTTCACGTTCTCGTCGAAGGCGGCGCCGCGGTGCACGGCAGCTTCGTCGCCGCGCGCGCGGTCGATGCCGTGTGGGCCGTCGTCGCGCCGGTGATCGTCGGCGGGCGTGAAGCGCCGGGGCCGGTGGGCGGGCACGGCGTGGCGCGGATGGCGGATGCGGTGCGGCTCACGAACATCGCCTTCGCGCCGCTGAACGACGACATCGTCGTCACCGGAACGCCGACGTGGCCGACCAACGACGCGTCGTCGCTTCCACCCATGGACGACGACACGTCAGCCAGCGCGCACCGCGCACCGGCGACGATGTCGCCATCGGCCCGCTGA
- a CDS encoding SH3 domain-containing protein: protein MARHPLRAALFMTCVAVTLAACGKKSPDDLGTPTAAAPVAAGPSLAAVAPKVEYKVSETDPATEIAAGESVTVTPGANILIGENGHGALAWPDFLTNDLYSGTDSLISLSVPERRQAFLDQASGTARYQVSGDEAAEVKVRANWIEVKVASGPADFVISYIPGADPTAWVVMLDGTATVDPVRAEGGGASATTATTVTLRTGEAAAYTATAFTAEGALPKPLGIDPTQVKAWLERLGTGSAKTSIAGVAFRCEVKGDDVGLRDRPSEDAEAGEAIPAGTVVVVTERDDTASWLKVRLLDGTEEGWLPVDALTCLAPPADAPVASEEGVATPTQRPLPTRNPFVVPITTPLPTPTYLGTPSPTPTVALNIKFSADKTRITAGECVNFSWEVENIDAVYFNGKAATGKGSSKECPPTSATYTLRVILRGGAEEKRSIEIKVVAKDATSTQAVPPTKTNPPPPATNTPVPPPATETDEPPTSVPPAPATSTPVPATPVPATPEPATPEPATPEPQPTTP, encoded by the coding sequence ATGGCGCGTCACCCATTGCGAGCCGCGCTGTTCATGACCTGCGTGGCCGTCACACTGGCCGCGTGCGGCAAGAAGTCGCCGGACGACCTCGGCACGCCGACGGCAGCGGCGCCCGTCGCCGCCGGCCCGTCGCTGGCCGCCGTCGCGCCCAAGGTCGAGTACAAGGTCAGCGAGACGGACCCGGCCACCGAGATCGCCGCCGGCGAGTCGGTGACGGTCACGCCGGGCGCGAACATCCTCATCGGCGAGAACGGCCACGGCGCCCTCGCCTGGCCCGACTTCCTGACGAACGACCTGTACAGCGGCACGGATTCGCTGATCAGCCTGAGCGTGCCTGAGCGCCGCCAGGCATTCCTGGACCAAGCGTCCGGCACCGCGCGCTACCAGGTGTCCGGCGACGAGGCCGCCGAGGTGAAGGTCCGGGCGAACTGGATCGAGGTCAAGGTCGCCAGCGGCCCCGCAGACTTCGTGATCAGCTACATCCCCGGCGCCGACCCAACCGCGTGGGTCGTCATGTTGGACGGCACGGCAACGGTCGATCCCGTCCGGGCGGAGGGCGGCGGCGCATCCGCCACCACCGCCACCACGGTCACGCTTCGAACGGGCGAGGCGGCGGCATACACGGCCACGGCCTTCACCGCCGAGGGTGCGTTGCCCAAACCGCTCGGCATCGACCCCACCCAGGTCAAGGCCTGGCTGGAGCGATTGGGCACCGGCAGCGCCAAGACTTCGATCGCCGGTGTCGCCTTCCGCTGCGAGGTCAAGGGTGACGACGTCGGCCTGCGCGACAGGCCGTCCGAGGACGCCGAGGCAGGCGAGGCGATCCCGGCCGGCACCGTCGTCGTCGTCACCGAGCGCGACGACACCGCCAGCTGGCTCAAGGTGCGCCTGCTGGACGGCACCGAAGAGGGCTGGCTCCCGGTGGACGCGTTGACGTGCCTCGCCCCGCCGGCGGACGCACCTGTCGCGAGCGAAGAGGGCGTCGCGACGCCGACCCAGCGCCCCCTCCCGACGCGCAATCCGTTCGTCGTGCCGATCACCACGCCGCTCCCCACCCCGACCTACCTTGGTACACCATCCCCGACGCCCACCGTCGCCCTGAACATCAAGTTCAGCGCCGACAAGACCCGCATCACGGCCGGCGAGTGCGTGAACTTCAGCTGGGAAGTCGAGAACATCGACGCCGTATACTTCAACGGCAAGGCAGCCACCGGCAAGGGCTCCTCCAAGGAGTGCCCGCCGACCTCGGCCACCTACACGCTGCGCGTCATCCTGCGCGGCGGCGCCGAAGAGAAGCGCTCGATCGAGATCAAGGTCGTGGCCAAGGATGCAACGTCCACGCAGGCCGTCCCACCGACGAAGACGAACCCGCCTCCGCCGGCGACGAACACGCCTGTGCCACCGCCGGCGACGGAGACGGACGAGCCGCCGACCAGCGTGCCGCCCGCTCCGGCGACGAGCACACCCGTTCCCGCAACACCCGTCCCCGCAACGCCCGAGCCGGCAACACCCGAGCCGGCGACACCCGAGCCCCAGCCCACAACGCCGTAG